The Streptomyces camelliae genome window below encodes:
- a CDS encoding NUDIX hydrolase, whose protein sequence is MATPDFIRTLRASAGQQLLWLPGITAIVFDDEGRVLLGRRADTRKWSVIGGIPEPGEQPAACAVREVFEETAVRCEAERVVLVQALEPVTYPNGDTCQYMDITIRCRAVGGEARVNDDESLEVAWFDVDALPELHEFGLFRIKQAMSDAPTWFDPMAGD, encoded by the coding sequence ATGGCTACTCCTGACTTCATCCGCACGCTGCGTGCCTCCGCCGGACAGCAGTTGCTCTGGCTCCCCGGAATCACCGCGATCGTCTTCGACGACGAGGGCAGAGTGCTGCTGGGCCGGCGGGCCGACACCCGCAAGTGGTCGGTGATCGGCGGCATCCCGGAGCCGGGTGAACAGCCGGCGGCCTGCGCCGTGCGGGAGGTCTTCGAGGAGACGGCGGTGCGCTGCGAAGCCGAGCGGGTCGTCCTGGTGCAGGCGCTGGAACCGGTCACCTACCCCAACGGCGACACCTGCCAGTACATGGACATCACCATCCGCTGCCGCGCGGTGGGCGGCGAGGCCCGGGTCAACGACGACGAGTCGCTGGAGGTGGCCTGGTTCGACGTGGACGCGCTGCCCGAACTGCATGAGTTCGGCCTGTTCCGGATCAAGCAGGCCATGTCGGATGCACCCACATGGTTTGACCCTATGGCTGGCGACTGA
- a CDS encoding 3-hydroxybutyrate dehydrogenase has product MTASSPPPGSCPPPLALDLGGRTALVTGAAGGIGRACALRLAAAGAEVRAVDRDAAGLAELAAEADTGLLGTVVPQVVDLTDLDAAERAAVGIDVLVNNAGLQLVRPIEDFPPDVFHTVLTVMLEAPFRLIRGALPHMYAQGWGRIVNVSSVHGLRASAFKSAYVAAKHGLEGLSKTAALEGAAHGVTSNCVNPAYVRTPLVERQIADQARAHGIREERVLSEVLLKDSAVRRLIEPEEVAEAVAYLCSPQASFVTGTSLVLDGGWTAH; this is encoded by the coding sequence ATGACCGCGTCCAGCCCGCCGCCCGGCTCGTGCCCCCCGCCCCTCGCCCTCGACCTCGGCGGCCGCACGGCCCTCGTCACCGGTGCCGCCGGCGGCATCGGCCGCGCCTGCGCGCTGCGGCTCGCCGCCGCCGGGGCCGAGGTGCGGGCCGTCGACCGCGACGCGGCCGGCCTGGCCGAGCTGGCCGCGGAGGCGGACACCGGCCTCCTCGGCACCGTCGTACCGCAGGTCGTCGACCTCACCGACCTCGACGCCGCCGAACGGGCCGCCGTCGGCATCGATGTGCTGGTCAACAACGCGGGCCTGCAACTGGTGCGCCCCATCGAGGACTTCCCGCCCGACGTCTTCCACACGGTGCTCACCGTGATGCTGGAGGCACCCTTCCGGCTCATCCGCGGGGCCCTGCCGCACATGTACGCCCAGGGCTGGGGCCGGATCGTCAATGTGTCCTCCGTCCATGGTCTGCGCGCCTCCGCTTTCAAGTCGGCCTATGTGGCCGCCAAACACGGTCTGGAGGGACTGTCCAAGACAGCCGCTCTGGAGGGAGCCGCCCACGGGGTGACCTCGAACTGCGTGAACCCGGCCTACGTGCGCACGCCCTTGGTCGAGCGGCAGATCGCCGACCAGGCGCGGGCGCACGGCATCCGCGAGGAGCGCGTGCTGTCCGAGGTCCTGCTGAAGGACAGCGCCGTGCGACGGCTCATCGAACCGGAGGAGGTCGCCGAGGCCGTCGCCTACCTGTGCAGCCCCCAGGCGTCCTTCGTCACCGGCACCTCGCTCGTGCTCGACGGCGGGTGGACGGCCCACTGA
- the lnt gene encoding apolipoprotein N-acyltransferase: MTVTATSVDQPDQLQPPSAPGVRSGRLLRLVPAVASALCGVLLYVSFPPRTLWWLALPAFAGFGWVLRGRGWKAALGLGYLFGLGFLLPLLVWTGVEVGPGPWLALVAIEAVFVALVGVGVAAVSKLPAWPVWAAALWIAGEAVRARVPFRGFPWGKIAFGQADGVFLPLAAVGGTPVLGFAVVLCGFGLYEAGRLIAENRRNRDVRRGAAAAALLSVAVPVAGAVAARPLVSDKAEDGTRTVALIQGNVPRSGLEFSAQRRAVLDYHVRETLKLAADIKAGKAAKPDYVLWPENSSDIDPFTNPDAAAVIEGAAKAVGVPISVGGVVERDGKLLNEQILWDPEKGPTQTYDKRQIQPFGEYLPLRGLVGAINKNWTGMVRQDFSRGSKPGVFDIDGAKVGLATCYEAAFDWAVRDTVTHGAEMISVPSNNATFDRSEMTYQQLAMSRIRAVEHSRTVTVPVTSGVSAIIMPDGRITQKTGMFVPAYLVQKVPLRTSKTPATELGILPEIALVLVAAGGIGWAIGSGLRGRRAGGA; the protein is encoded by the coding sequence GTGACCGTCACCGCAACTTCCGTGGACCAGCCGGACCAGCTCCAGCCGCCCTCCGCCCCAGGCGTGCGCAGCGGCCGGCTGCTGCGTCTGGTCCCGGCCGTCGCCTCCGCGCTCTGCGGAGTGCTGCTCTACGTCAGCTTCCCGCCCCGCACCCTGTGGTGGCTGGCGCTGCCCGCTTTCGCCGGCTTCGGCTGGGTACTGCGCGGGCGCGGCTGGAAGGCGGCCCTCGGCCTCGGCTACCTCTTCGGCCTGGGCTTCCTGCTGCCGCTGCTGGTGTGGACCGGCGTGGAGGTCGGTCCCGGTCCGTGGCTGGCCCTCGTCGCCATCGAGGCGGTCTTCGTCGCCCTGGTCGGCGTCGGCGTCGCCGCCGTCTCCAAGCTGCCCGCCTGGCCGGTGTGGGCCGCGGCCCTCTGGATCGCCGGCGAGGCGGTACGCGCGCGCGTGCCGTTCCGGGGCTTCCCCTGGGGCAAGATCGCCTTCGGCCAGGCGGACGGCGTCTTCCTGCCGCTCGCCGCGGTGGGCGGCACTCCGGTGCTGGGCTTCGCGGTGGTCCTGTGCGGCTTCGGGCTGTACGAGGCCGGGCGGCTCATCGCCGAGAACCGCCGGAACCGGGACGTGCGGCGGGGGGCCGCGGCCGCCGCGCTGCTGAGCGTGGCCGTCCCGGTGGCGGGCGCCGTCGCCGCCCGGCCGCTCGTGAGCGACAAGGCCGAGGACGGCACCCGGACCGTCGCCCTCATCCAGGGCAACGTGCCGCGCTCCGGGCTGGAGTTCAGCGCCCAGCGCCGGGCCGTGCTCGACTACCACGTGCGCGAGACGCTCAAGCTCGCCGCCGACATCAAGGCGGGCAAAGCCGCCAAGCCCGACTATGTGCTGTGGCCGGAGAACTCCTCCGACATCGACCCCTTCACCAACCCCGACGCGGCCGCCGTCATCGAAGGCGCCGCCAAGGCGGTCGGCGTGCCCATCTCGGTCGGCGGAGTCGTGGAGCGCGACGGAAAGCTGCTCAACGAGCAGATCCTCTGGGACCCCGAGAAGGGGCCGACGCAGACCTACGACAAGCGGCAGATCCAGCCGTTCGGCGAGTACCTGCCGTTGCGCGGGCTCGTCGGCGCGATCAACAAGAACTGGACCGGCATGGTCCGCCAGGACTTCAGCCGGGGCAGCAAGCCCGGCGTGTTCGACATCGACGGCGCCAAGGTGGGCCTCGCCACCTGCTACGAGGCCGCCTTCGACTGGGCCGTACGGGACACGGTCACCCACGGCGCCGAGATGATCTCCGTGCCGAGCAACAACGCCACCTTCGACCGCAGCGAGATGACCTACCAGCAGCTCGCCATGTCCCGGATCCGCGCCGTCGAGCACAGCCGCACCGTCACCGTGCCGGTGACCAGCGGCGTCAGCGCGATCATCATGCCGGACGGCAGGATCACCCAGAAGACCGGCATGTTCGTGCCCGCCTACCTCGTGCAGAAGGTGCCGCTGCGCACGTCCAAGACCCCGGCGACCGAGCTGGGCATCCTCCCGGAGATCGCCCTGGTGCTGGTCGCCGCGGGCGGCATCGGCTGGGCCATCGGGTCCGGGCTGCGCGGCCGGCGCGCCGGTGGCGCATAG